One segment of Bradyrhizobium sp. CB2312 DNA contains the following:
- a CDS encoding histidine phosphatase family protein, whose amino-acid sequence MRRLMLLRHAKTETDAPSGRDQDRRLDDRGHKDAAQMGDWIAAHPPFPETVLVSHAVRARQTWDIAWEAMKDRVAAPEIEVLPELYGADPAQILESIRTATAPADPRRVLLIGHNPGMHETALMLMGSGDPASAKALADNLPTAGLAIFDFDVKDWNDVAYRRGKLVLFVSPKLLRSG is encoded by the coding sequence ATGCGCCGTTTGATGCTGCTGCGTCACGCCAAGACAGAGACTGACGCGCCGAGCGGCCGTGACCAGGACCGCCGGCTCGACGACCGCGGCCACAAGGACGCCGCCCAGATGGGCGACTGGATCGCCGCGCATCCCCCCTTCCCCGAGACCGTGCTGGTGTCGCATGCCGTCCGTGCCAGGCAGACCTGGGACATCGCCTGGGAGGCGATGAAGGACCGCGTCGCGGCGCCTGAGATCGAGGTCCTGCCGGAACTCTACGGCGCCGATCCCGCGCAGATCCTGGAATCCATTCGCACTGCAACCGCCCCCGCCGACCCCAGGCGTGTGCTGCTGATCGGACACAATCCCGGCATGCATGAGACCGCCCTGATGCTGATGGGCAGCGGTGATCCCGCGAGCGCCAAGGCGCTTGCCGACAATCTGCCCACCGCGGGACTTGCGATCTTCGACTTTGACGTCAAGGATTGGAACGACGTGGCCTACCGCCGCGGCAAACTGGTGCTGTTCGTCAGCCCCAAGCTGCTTCGATCGGGCTAG
- a CDS encoding universal stress protein, whose product MFKSILVPIDLADTDLAKPAIATATTLSQNWSGSVRLLNVLPMTPVMLAEYVPADFDEQQRQTSEEALAIVARESGIDPSHISSVVRQGGIYHEILEEAAQMKADLIVMTSHRPAMRTYFLGSNAGHVVRYAKCSVLVVRH is encoded by the coding sequence ATGTTCAAGTCCATCCTCGTGCCCATCGACCTCGCCGACACCGATCTCGCCAAGCCGGCGATCGCGACCGCGACAACGCTGTCGCAGAACTGGAGCGGATCGGTCCGGCTGCTCAACGTGCTGCCGATGACGCCGGTGATGCTCGCCGAATACGTCCCGGCCGATTTCGACGAGCAGCAGCGCCAGACCTCGGAAGAGGCGCTCGCCATCGTCGCCCGCGAATCCGGCATCGACCCCTCCCACATCTCCAGCGTGGTCCGCCAGGGCGGCATCTATCACGAGATCCTGGAGGAAGCCGCACAGATGAAGGCCGACCTCATCGTCATGACTTCGCACCGGCCGGCGATGCGCACCTATTTCCTCGGCTCCAATGCCGGGCACGTCGTGCGTTACGCCAAGTGCTCGGTGCTGGTGGTGAGGCACTGA
- the msrB gene encoding peptide-methionine (R)-S-oxide reductase MsrB — translation MFDRRILLTTAAGLFGLSAFRWLRGSSAEAGEKATEKFEIEKTEAEWRAQLTPEQYEILRNHGTERPGSSPLLKEHRKGIFACAGCDLPLFASDTKFESGTGWPSFYQPIEGNVGKTEDRTYGMLRTEVHCRRCGGHLGHVFDDGPKPTGLRYCIDGFGLVFHPAAASAT, via the coding sequence ATGTTTGACCGCCGCATCCTGCTAACGACTGCCGCCGGCCTGTTCGGCCTTTCCGCCTTCCGCTGGCTGAGAGGATCCTCTGCCGAGGCCGGCGAGAAGGCCACGGAAAAGTTCGAGATCGAGAAGACGGAGGCCGAATGGCGCGCGCAGCTGACGCCGGAGCAATATGAGATCCTGCGCAATCACGGCACCGAGCGGCCGGGCTCCAGCCCGCTGCTGAAGGAGCACCGCAAAGGCATTTTCGCCTGCGCCGGCTGTGACCTGCCGTTGTTCGCGTCCGATACCAAGTTCGAGAGCGGCACGGGCTGGCCGAGCTTCTACCAGCCGATCGAAGGCAATGTCGGGAAGACCGAGGACCGCACCTACGGCATGCTGCGCACCGAGGTGCATTGCCGGCGCTGCGGCGGCCATCTCGGCCACGTCTTCGACGACGGTCCGAAGCCGACCGGTCTGCGCTACTGCATCGACGGTTTCGGGCTGGTTTTCCACCCGGCGGCGGCGTCGGCGACGTAG
- a CDS encoding FAD-binding oxidoreductase gives MNETFTSVSQQEAGFRDRVRLSFDLDADICVIGAGLAGLSIALEAARLGASVAVLEGRHIGWNASGNQLGTVTPGFALPLTDLIERIGFEDARELWTLSKEGAEFVRANASEENMPGIGLSEGVLEVSNVDAGDRLISRLQMLNEDFDTEVEGWQIDRVREALKTDRYFHGVYYPRAFQVDGRKYVNGLAALARRAGARIFEDTPVVSIDHSGIRKRIVTPSARLRATHIVLAGNIHLGAPLRRLSETLLPVWRYAGITAPLGERVHDIVAFKGSVMDSDGVDHFRIVDGDRLMWESPETTWAARPQRFTGSVKRRIRTIFPALGDVEITDMFGGATGQTVHGMPQIGQLRKGLWVASGFGRHGMNTSAMAGQLIARSILWGDERWKLFSPFELVWAGGVTGRVAGQLVGLWGRASSAAAGSLARYRERARVKDREREARLAEANRAAGTGPRRPPPGVRPRLAPVPKPAPEAVEPAPQDASVSQ, from the coding sequence ATGAACGAGACTTTCACAAGCGTGTCCCAGCAGGAAGCCGGCTTTCGCGACCGAGTGCGGCTGTCGTTCGATCTCGATGCCGACATCTGCGTGATCGGGGCTGGGCTCGCCGGGCTCTCGATCGCGCTGGAGGCGGCCCGGCTCGGGGCCAGCGTCGCGGTGCTCGAGGGCCGCCATATCGGCTGGAACGCCTCCGGCAACCAACTCGGCACCGTGACGCCGGGCTTTGCCTTGCCGCTCACCGACCTGATCGAGCGGATCGGCTTCGAGGACGCCAGGGAATTGTGGACGCTGTCGAAGGAGGGCGCCGAGTTCGTCCGCGCCAACGCCAGCGAGGAGAACATGCCGGGCATCGGCCTCAGCGAGGGCGTGCTGGAGGTCTCCAATGTCGATGCGGGCGACCGGCTGATCAGCCGGTTGCAGATGCTGAATGAGGATTTCGACACCGAGGTCGAGGGCTGGCAGATCGATCGCGTCCGCGAGGCACTCAAGACCGATCGTTACTTCCACGGCGTGTACTATCCCAGGGCGTTCCAGGTCGACGGACGCAAGTATGTGAACGGCCTTGCGGCATTGGCGCGGCGGGCAGGGGCCCGCATCTTCGAGGACACGCCGGTGGTCAGCATCGATCATTCCGGCATCCGCAAGCGCATCGTCACACCGTCGGCGCGGCTGCGCGCGACCCACATCGTGCTCGCCGGCAACATCCATCTCGGCGCGCCCTTGCGGCGGCTGTCGGAGACGCTGCTGCCGGTCTGGCGCTATGCCGGCATCACCGCGCCGCTCGGCGAGCGCGTGCACGACATCGTCGCCTTCAAGGGATCGGTGATGGATTCCGACGGCGTCGACCATTTCCGGATCGTCGATGGCGACCGGCTGATGTGGGAGAGCCCGGAGACCACCTGGGCCGCGCGCCCGCAGCGCTTCACAGGCAGCGTCAAGCGGCGGATCCGCACCATCTTCCCCGCGCTCGGCGATGTCGAGATCACCGACATGTTCGGCGGCGCCACCGGCCAGACCGTGCACGGCATGCCGCAGATCGGCCAGTTGCGCAAAGGCCTGTGGGTGGCGAGCGGGTTCGGCCGCCACGGCATGAATACGTCGGCTATGGCCGGGCAGCTGATCGCGCGCAGCATCCTGTGGGGCGATGAACGCTGGAAGCTGTTCTCGCCGTTTGAACTGGTCTGGGCGGGCGGCGTGACCGGTCGTGTCGCGGGCCAATTGGTCGGGCTCTGGGGCAGGGCAAGTTCCGCCGCCGCGGGCTCACTCGCCCGCTACCGCGAGCGTGCCAGGGTCAAGGACCGGGAGCGCGAGGCCCGGCTGGCCGAAGCCAACCGCGCCGCCGGCACCGGTCCGCGCCGTCCGCCGCCGGGCGTGCGGCCTCGGCTGGCCCCGGTACCGAAACCTGCGCCGGAAGCCGTGGAACCGGCCCCGCAGGACGCCAGCGTCTCGCAATAA